The following are encoded together in the Phragmites australis chromosome 19, lpPhrAust1.1, whole genome shotgun sequence genome:
- the LOC133900897 gene encoding hexose carrier protein HEX6-like yields the protein MAVGFVGGAEEAQRYGGGRITAFVALSCVTAAMGGAIFGYDIGTAGGVSSMDPFLREFFPDVYRRMKGGGARVSNYCKFDSQLLTLFTSSLYISGLLTAVLLASWITAGRGRRPSMILGGVAYLAGAAVSGGAVNVFMAILGRALLGVGLGFANQAVPLYLSEMAPARYRGAFSNGFQFSLCLGALLATVVNFGAEKITGGWGWRLSLGLAGVPAVLLTVGAIFLPETPNSLVQQGKDRDKVRALLQKIRGIEAVDQELDDIVEANAMAQGKNGLRLILSQRRYRPQLAMAILIPSLTQLTGINAIGFYAPVLLRSIGMGESASLLSTIILVVISSAATFMSMFAVDRFGRRTLLLVGGVQMLVSEVLISAIMAAKLGDEGGLSKTYALILLVLIGVYSTGFGWSWGPLSWLVPSEIFPLEVRSAGQSVTVASGFVFTILIAQFFLPVLCQMKAWLFFFFAGWIAAMTAFVYLFLPETKGIPIEQIEKVWGEHWFWKRVIGADEAQASDKL from the exons ATGGCCGTCGGCTTCGTAGGCGGCGCCGAGGAGGCGCAGCGGTACGGTGGCGGCCGGATCACCGCGTTCGTGGCGCTCTCGTGCGTCACCGCGGCCATGGGCGGCGCCATCTTCGGCTACGACATCGGGACGGCGGGCGGCGTGTCGTCGATGGACCCGTTCCTGCGGGAGTTCTTCCCGGACGTGTACCGCCGGATgaagggcggcggcgcgcgcgtcAGCAACTACTGCAAGTTCGACAGCCAGCTGCTGACGCTCTTCACCTCCTCGCTCTACATCTCCGGCCTGCTCACCGCGGTGCTCCTCGCGTCGTGGATCACGGCGGGGCGCGGGCGCCGGCCGTCGATGATCCTCGGAGGGGTCGCGTACCTTGCCGGCGCGGCGGTCAGCGGCGGTGCCGTGAACGTGTTCATGGCCATCCTCGGCAGGGCGCTGCTTGGCGTTGGGCTGGGGTTCGCCAACCAG GCAGTGCCACTGTACCTGTCTGAAATGGCCCCGGCACGTTACAGAGGAGCATTCAGCAACGGCTTCCAGTTCAGCCTATGTCTTGGAGCTCTCCTTGCAACGGTCGTCAACTTCGGCGCCGAGAAGATCACGGGAGGCTGGGGCTGGAGGCTCTCTTTGGGCCTGGCCGGCGTCCCTGCCGTGTTGCTCACCGTCGGCGCCATCTTCCTGCCGGAGACGCCGAACAGCCTCGTCCAACAAGGCAAAGACCGTGACAAGGTCAGGGCGTTGCTGCAAAAGATCAGAGGAATCGAAGCCGTCGACCAAGAGCTGGACGACATCGTCGAAGCCAACGCCATGGCGCAGGGCAAGAACGGCTTGCGGTTGATCTTGTCGCAGCGGAGGTACCGCCCGCAGCTAGCCATGGCCATCTTGATACCATCGTTAACGCAG CTTACGGGGatcaacgccattggtttctaCGCGCCTGTGCTGCTGCGCAGCATCGGCATGGGCGAGAGCGCGTCGCTTCTCTCCACCATCATCTTGGTAGTCATCTCCTCCGCCGCGACGTTCATGTCCATGTTTGCCGTCGACCGCTTCGGCAGGCGGacgctcctcctcgtcggcggcGTGCAGATGCTCGTCTCCGAGGTGCTCATCAGCGCCATCATGGCCGCGAAGCTCGGCGACGAGGGCGGGCTCAGCAAGACGTACgcgctcatcctcctcgtgctCATCGGCGTCTACTCCACCGGCTTCGGCTGGTCCTGGGGCCCACTGAGCTGGCTGGTGCCCAGCGAGATCTTCCCCTTGGAGGTCCGGTCGGCCGGGCAGAGCGTCACGGTGGCGTCAGGCTTCGTGTTcaccatcttgatcgctcagtTCTTCCTCCCCGTGCTGTGCCAGATGAAGGCAtggttgttcttcttcttcgccgGGTGGATCGCGGCGATGACGGCTTTCGTGTACCTCTTCTTGCCGGAGACCAAGGGGATACCCATTGAACAGATCGAGAAGGTGTGGGGCGAGCACTGGTTCTGGAAGAGGGTTATAGGGGCGGATGAGGCACAGGCAAGTGAcaagctttaa